A window of Selenomonas ruminantium subsp. lactilytica TAM6421 contains these coding sequences:
- a CDS encoding LptA/OstA family protein: MEKIRIPQLIIALFLLLIYPCLVKAGTPGHTINTDMAQSKYQPVVTADRSTYNEESGLYNLSGNVRIQCEGRLITANNAKINANTLQVWADGRATITEGELTFTSDALYAELSGNTVWFFGNRCGVERPGLMIHGDNMQYNWKTHIVIFDGHVLWVHKGKSNTTTHLEFDLEKDDVAR, encoded by the coding sequence ATGGAAAAAATACGCATTCCTCAACTGATAATCGCCTTATTCCTACTTTTGATATATCCCTGTCTTGTAAAAGCCGGAACGCCCGGCCATACCATCAATACGGACATGGCCCAAAGCAAGTACCAGCCTGTGGTCACGGCAGACCGCAGTACCTATAACGAAGAAAGTGGTCTCTATAACCTCTCAGGCAATGTCCGCATTCAATGTGAGGGGCGCCTGATTACGGCTAACAATGCCAAGATAAATGCCAACACCCTGCAGGTTTGGGCTGATGGGCGTGCAACAATCACGGAAGGGGAACTGACCTTCACCAGTGACGCCCTCTATGCTGAACTTTCCGGCAACACCGTCTGGTTCTTCGGCAACCGCTGCGGCGTGGAACGGCCGGGGCTGATGATTCACGGAGACAATATGCAGTACAATTGGAAAACCCATATCGTGATTTTCGACGGTCATGTACTGTGGGTACATAAGGGAAAAAGCAATACCACCACTCACCTAGAATTCGACTTAGAAAAAGATGATGTAGCAAGATAA
- a CDS encoding transporter substrate-binding domain-containing protein, with translation MLRKVVPVNMICLLLMAVLMLTGIRAEAGHLEDISARGTIRIGTTGDYIPMSYLNPQTGEYEGIDAELSQLIADSLGVKIQYVLTTWPTLAADTQAGKFDIALCGISRNYNRARTMAMSDAYGEGIFGKTILCRAKDAERFQSLADIDRPEVRVMINPGGTNEKFAHANLKKAKIIVYNDNADIPRQIAEGKADIMITETVEAAHYVRMDKRLAAPLKDKPFTRHSCGILMKKGDQEWLNYINFVLAELKMDGTMEKLEKKYLK, from the coding sequence ATGCTGAGAAAAGTTGTGCCGGTTAATATGATCTGCTTGCTGCTGATGGCAGTGCTGATGTTGACCGGGATAAGGGCAGAGGCTGGCCATCTTGAGGATATTTCTGCCAGAGGAACGATTCGAATTGGCACCACCGGGGATTACATTCCCATGTCATACTTAAACCCGCAAACCGGAGAGTATGAAGGGATTGATGCAGAGCTGTCACAGCTTATTGCCGATTCTCTGGGGGTAAAGATCCAGTATGTGCTGACAACCTGGCCGACCCTTGCTGCCGATACGCAGGCAGGAAAATTCGATATCGCCCTCTGCGGCATTTCCCGCAATTACAACCGGGCAAGAACCATGGCCATGTCGGATGCCTATGGGGAAGGGATCTTTGGCAAGACCATCCTCTGCCGCGCCAAGGATGCCGAGCGCTTTCAAAGCCTGGCAGACATTGACAGGCCGGAAGTGCGCGTGATGATCAACCCGGGCGGGACAAATGAGAAGTTTGCCCATGCGAATCTGAAAAAGGCTAAAATCATTGTTTACAATGACAATGCGGATATTCCCCGCCAGATTGCAGAGGGCAAAGCCGATATCATGATCACAGAAACCGTGGAAGCTGCTCATTATGTCCGCATGGACAAGCGGCTGGCCGCGCCTCTCAAGGATAAGCCCTTCACCCGTCACTCTTGCGGCATACTGATGAAAAAAGGCGATCAGGAATGGCTGAATTACATCAATTTCGTTCTGGCAGAGCTGAAGATGGACGGCACCATGGAGAAGCTGGAGAAAAAGTATCTGAAATAA
- the tgt gene encoding tRNA guanosine(34) transglycosylase Tgt, with amino-acid sequence MAAITYELVKKDEATGARAGIIHTPHGSFPTPIFMPVGTQASVKGVSPDELKDLGAGIILSNTYHLFLRPGMELVKEAGGLHKFMHWDGAILTDSGGFQVFSLGDLRKITEEGVTFRSHIDGSKKFLSPEVSMEVQMCLGSDIVMAFDECVPYPADHDYAKQSTERTLRWAQRCKDAMTAPNQGLFGIVQGGMYKDLRKWHAKEMVEMDFPGYAVGGLSVGEPPELMYEMLEYSTSLLPENKPRYLMGVGTPDHLVEGVMRGIDMFDCVYPTRVARNGMAMTWTGRLVMKNANLTHDHHVIEEGCGCYACRNGYTRAYIRHLVRAGEIFGLRLLSLHNLYFLEEFVRRMRQSIIDGKFTQFRSDFLANYKR; translated from the coding sequence TTGGCTGCGATTACTTACGAATTAGTGAAAAAGGACGAGGCCACCGGGGCTCGTGCCGGTATTATTCATACACCCCATGGCAGTTTCCCGACACCGATTTTCATGCCTGTGGGCACGCAGGCGTCGGTCAAGGGCGTTTCGCCAGACGAACTGAAGGATTTGGGGGCAGGGATCATCCTCTCCAACACCTATCATCTGTTCCTGCGTCCGGGCATGGAACTGGTCAAGGAAGCTGGTGGCCTGCATAAGTTCATGCACTGGGATGGCGCCATCCTCACGGACAGCGGCGGATTCCAGGTGTTCTCGCTCGGTGATCTGCGCAAGATCACCGAGGAAGGTGTAACCTTCCGTTCTCATATTGATGGCTCGAAGAAGTTCCTGTCGCCGGAAGTTTCCATGGAAGTGCAGATGTGTCTGGGCTCCGATATCGTTATGGCTTTTGACGAATGTGTGCCGTATCCGGCTGACCATGACTATGCCAAGCAGTCCACGGAGCGCACGCTGCGCTGGGCACAGCGCTGCAAGGACGCCATGACGGCGCCTAATCAGGGCCTGTTCGGTATCGTGCAGGGCGGCATGTACAAGGACCTGCGCAAATGGCATGCCAAAGAGATGGTGGAGATGGACTTCCCGGGCTATGCCGTGGGCGGCCTGTCTGTAGGCGAACCGCCGGAACTCATGTATGAGATGCTGGAGTATTCCACGTCCCTGCTGCCGGAAAACAAGCCCCGCTATCTGATGGGCGTGGGTACGCCTGACCATTTGGTGGAAGGCGTGATGCGCGGTATCGATATGTTCGACTGCGTCTATCCAACCCGCGTGGCCCGCAACGGTATGGCCATGACCTGGACGGGACGCCTGGTGATGAAGAATGCCAACCTGACCCATGACCACCATGTGATTGAGGAAGGCTGCGGCTGCTATGCCTGCCGCAATGGTTACACCCGCGCCTATATCCGTCATCTGGTACGGGCTGGGGAGATCTTTGGCCTGCGTCTGCTGTCCCTGCACAATCTCTACTTCCTAGAGGAATTTGTGCGGCGCATGCGTCAGTCCATTATTGACGGTAAGTTTACGCAGTTCCGCAGTGATTTTTTAGCCAATTATAAACGCTGA
- the yajC gene encoding preprotein translocase subunit YajC, protein MTPETMTALGTWGPIFVMIAIFYFLLYRPQKAAQKRRMSMLDTLEKGNKVMTIGGIYGTIAGIDEKVIKLKIAENTVIEVSRASINANITQDKQA, encoded by the coding sequence ATGACTCCGGAAACCATGACAGCTTTGGGCACTTGGGGCCCTATCTTTGTGATGATCGCCATTTTCTATTTCCTGCTGTACCGCCCGCAGAAGGCGGCCCAGAAACGCCGCATGAGCATGCTGGATACACTGGAAAAGGGCAACAAGGTAATGACCATCGGCGGCATCTATGGGACTATCGCAGGCATTGACGAGAAGGTCATCAAGCTGAAGATCGCGGAAAATACCGTGATTGAGGTTTCCCGGGCTTCCATCAACGCCAATATCACCCAGGACAAGCAGGCCTGA
- a CDS encoding 5-formyltetrahydrofolate cyclo-ligase, with protein MDGVNKELQAEKKALRSKILAARRELKEAYRQKASQRMIDVFCALPDFKAPKTVLCYASMADEVQLKPLVERFLAAGVTVAMPHVIGKGQMEAVTLASLDNLVEGEYGILTPDLAKGKVVPPEQLDLIIVPGVAFDTRGERLGMGAGFYDAYIAQAVNAKRVALAYSCQLVADVPMEEHDVLVHKIITEQGIYNCLL; from the coding sequence ATGGACGGGGTAAATAAGGAACTGCAGGCTGAGAAAAAGGCCTTGCGGTCAAAGATCCTTGCCGCCCGCCGGGAGCTCAAGGAGGCTTACCGGCAAAAGGCCAGCCAGCGCATGATTGATGTGTTCTGTGCCTTGCCGGATTTCAAGGCGCCCAAAACGGTGCTCTGCTATGCGTCCATGGCGGACGAAGTACAGCTAAAGCCCCTGGTGGAGCGCTTTCTGGCAGCAGGTGTGACGGTGGCTATGCCGCATGTTATCGGCAAGGGGCAGATGGAGGCCGTGACGCTGGCCAGCCTTGACAATCTGGTGGAGGGGGAATATGGCATATTGACGCCGGATCTGGCCAAGGGGAAGGTCGTTCCTCCAGAGCAGCTGGATCTGATTATCGTGCCCGGTGTGGCCTTTGATACCAGAGGCGAACGCCTGGGCATGGGGGCCGGGTTCTATGATGCGTATATAGCGCAGGCGGTTAACGCCAAGCGAGTTGCATTGGCTTATTCGTGCCAATTGGTGGCGGATGTGCCCATGGAAGAACATGATGTCCTGGTGCATAAGATCATTACTGAGCAGGGGATTTATAACTGTCTCTTGTAG
- a CDS encoding PP2C family protein-serine/threonine phosphatase, whose translation MEVKIGMAKTSKYATEVCGDTCDIVERPHGGISAIIADGQGNGLAAHHTSSWVVNKATQLISDGARDGAVARAVHDYLYAMKDKKVSCTLTVVSADLDTETAVISRNSNCPVIIRTPEYETVYDENVEPIGVNRHMKPLMYEVPLTAGMIIVSYTDGIAHAGKKRSGRPAEFEKIMEIVRKNEAEDAAFIAKSIMDYALSLDADKASDDMTVLVMGITDGSPSSPKIEQLEVTYPY comes from the coding sequence ATGGAAGTAAAGATTGGCATGGCCAAGACTTCTAAGTATGCAACGGAAGTCTGTGGCGATACTTGTGATATTGTTGAGCGTCCTCATGGGGGGATTTCGGCAATCATTGCGGATGGGCAGGGCAATGGGCTGGCGGCCCATCATACCAGCAGTTGGGTGGTGAATAAGGCCACGCAGCTGATTTCCGACGGAGCCCGTGACGGGGCGGTGGCCCGGGCGGTGCATGATTATCTTTATGCCATGAAGGACAAGAAGGTGTCCTGCACCTTGACGGTGGTCAGTGCCGATCTCGATACGGAGACGGCGGTGATCAGCCGCAATTCCAACTGTCCGGTCATCATCAGGACGCCGGAGTATGAGACGGTCTATGATGAGAATGTGGAGCCCATTGGTGTCAACCGTCATATGAAGCCTTTGATGTATGAGGTGCCGCTGACGGCAGGCATGATCATCGTGTCCTATACCGATGGCATTGCCCATGCGGGGAAGAAGCGCAGCGGCCGTCCGGCAGAGTTTGAGAAAATCATGGAGATTGTCCGCAAGAACGAGGCAGAGGATGCGGCGTTTATTGCCAAGAGCATTATGGATTATGCCTTGTCGCTGGATGCGGATAAGGCTAGTGATGACATGACGGTTCTCGTCATGGGGATAACGGACGGCTCTCCGTCCAGCCCCAAGATAGAGCAGCTTGAGGTAACATATCCATATTAA
- the secD gene encoding protein translocase subunit SecD gives MKLIVCVVAIIGIFLAFVKPLAFSIRQGLDLQGGTHVVLEAEDTDIAKVNDDAMNRVVTIMEKRVNSLGLTEPIIQREGERRVIIELPGVKDPDAAIKTIGKTAMLEFKDEEGNTVLTGTDLKDAQAATNQQSGQNVVNLEFSDEGAKKFADLTTKNVGRTIAILLDGEVLTAPNVREPIVGGKAEITGQKTLEEAQNLAVVLRSGALPVKVNIIETRTVGPTLGQDSKDKSVFAFAVGIGAVLIFMLLFYRLSGFIADVALMAYTVVLLALLYLLDATLTLPGVAGIILSIGMAVDANVLIFEHFKEEYQIQGKTLRLSMDAGFKRAFTTIFDSNITTIIAAGVLFFLGTGTIRGFAITLGLGTMLSMLTAITLSQYLLKLMINSKISENPSAYGANGYMLWKKEDLKHEQA, from the coding sequence ATGAAACTGATTGTCTGTGTCGTTGCCATCATTGGCATTTTCCTGGCCTTTGTGAAGCCGTTGGCTTTCTCCATCCGTCAGGGACTTGACCTGCAGGGCGGTACCCATGTGGTACTCGAAGCAGAGGACACAGATATTGCCAAGGTAAATGATGATGCCATGAACCGCGTGGTCACCATCATGGAAAAGCGTGTAAACTCTTTGGGCCTTACGGAGCCGATTATCCAGCGTGAAGGTGAGCGCCGGGTCATCATCGAACTGCCGGGCGTCAAAGATCCCGATGCGGCCATCAAGACCATCGGCAAGACCGCTATGCTGGAATTCAAAGATGAGGAAGGCAACACCGTCCTCACGGGTACGGATCTGAAAGATGCTCAGGCAGCTACCAATCAGCAGAGCGGCCAGAATGTGGTCAATCTGGAATTCTCCGATGAGGGCGCTAAGAAATTTGCGGATCTCACCACGAAAAACGTGGGGCGCACCATTGCCATCCTGCTGGACGGCGAAGTGCTGACGGCGCCGAATGTGCGTGAGCCGATTGTAGGTGGCAAGGCAGAAATCACGGGGCAGAAGACGCTGGAAGAAGCCCAGAACCTGGCTGTGGTGCTGCGCAGCGGTGCCCTGCCGGTGAAGGTCAACATCATCGAAACCCGTACCGTTGGCCCGACGCTCGGCCAGGATTCCAAGGATAAATCCGTCTTTGCCTTTGCTGTAGGTATTGGCGCCGTCCTGATCTTCATGCTCTTATTCTACCGTTTGTCCGGTTTTATCGCTGACGTGGCTTTGATGGCTTATACGGTGGTGCTGCTGGCACTGTTGTATCTGCTGGATGCAACCCTGACACTGCCTGGTGTGGCCGGTATCATCCTGTCCATCGGTATGGCCGTTGACGCCAATGTGTTGATTTTCGAGCATTTCAAAGAAGAGTATCAGATTCAGGGAAAGACCTTGCGTCTGTCCATGGATGCGGGCTTCAAGCGTGCCTTCACGACCATCTTTGACTCCAATATCACCACGATCATCGCTGCTGGCGTGCTGTTCTTCTTAGGCACGGGCACGATTCGCGGCTTTGCCATCACCCTTGGTCTGGGCACCATGCTCTCCATGCTGACGGCTATCACGCTTTCGCAGTATCTGCTGAAGCTCATGATCAATTCCAAGATTTCGGAAAATCCCAGTGCATATGGCGCTAACGGCTATATGCTGTGGAAAAAGGAGGACTTGAAGCATGAACAAGCTTGA
- the secF gene encoding protein translocase subunit SecF has translation MNKLDIAGRSKLWFAISSIIIVAGLICMFTRGFNFGIDFTGGTIIDLKFERPVAIAEVRTSLAKFGLEGSQIQLTGAESGVTEAENVMIRTTDMEEAQRKEVMAAIKTDVGNYDVLREEKVGATIGGELITNAVLALVVSWALIIAYVAYRFEWRFGVSAVLALIHDILIVLAVFSFTGRQIDSSFIAALLTIVGYSINDTIVIFDRIRENLKLHFRRGGDVVQLVNTSIFQTLTRSLYTVFTVMFTTFALYFFGGETTKDFAFALLVGFGCGCYSSIFIASPLWIVLRKMGDKKKAVASAAVAK, from the coding sequence ATGAACAAGCTTGATATTGCCGGACGCTCCAAACTCTGGTTTGCTATTTCCAGCATCATCATCGTCGCCGGGCTTATCTGTATGTTTACCCGGGGCTTTAACTTCGGTATCGACTTTACCGGCGGTACCATCATCGATTTGAAATTCGAACGGCCCGTGGCCATTGCCGAAGTGCGTACGAGCCTGGCGAAATTCGGCCTGGAAGGCTCCCAGATCCAGCTCACGGGGGCTGAATCCGGTGTGACGGAAGCCGAAAATGTCATGATCCGTACCACGGATATGGAAGAGGCTCAGCGCAAGGAAGTCATGGCGGCCATCAAGACCGATGTGGGCAATTACGATGTGCTGCGCGAGGAAAAAGTGGGCGCTACCATTGGTGGCGAGCTCATAACCAATGCCGTGCTGGCTCTGGTGGTTTCCTGGGCACTGATCATCGCCTATGTGGCTTATCGCTTTGAATGGCGCTTCGGTGTGTCGGCGGTGCTGGCCCTGATTCACGATATCCTGATTGTATTGGCGGTATTCTCCTTCACGGGACGTCAGATCGATTCGTCCTTCATTGCGGCACTCCTGACGATTGTCGGTTATTCCATCAACGATACCATCGTTATCTTTGACCGCATCCGCGAGAATCTGAAGCTGCATTTCCGCCGCGGCGGCGATGTGGTGCAGCTGGTGAATACCTCCATCTTCCAGACGCTGACCCGTTCCCTCTATACGGTGTTCACTGTTATGTTCACGACCTTTGCCCTCTACTTCTTCGGCGGCGAAACGACGAAAGATTTCGCCTTTGCCCTGCTGGTTGGCTTTGGCTGTGGCTGCTATTCTTCCATTTTCATTGCCAGCCCCCTGTGGATTGTGCTTCGTAAAATGGGAGACAAGAAAAAAGCTGTGGCCAGTGCGGCTGTGGCAAAGTAA
- a CDS encoding CAP domain-containing protein — MYCGNILNRLLILFFAAAMIFSPAEAAAECQMDDECTESSACDEWVECDDDAEEADCNVEEEASADVPYSTDNAQAQGVLDLVNKEREARGLSPLHLSQELMQAAAIRAEEITQEFSHTRPNGESCTDMIDNGRGSVGENIAAGVATPVAVVDMWMNSSGHRANILNPAYEELGVGYLKQDGSQYTHYWVQLFRGSGE, encoded by the coding sequence ATGTATTGTGGGAATATTTTGAATAGGTTATTGATATTATTTTTTGCAGCGGCAATGATTTTTTCACCAGCCGAGGCAGCGGCGGAATGTCAGATGGACGATGAATGTACGGAAAGCAGTGCGTGTGATGAATGGGTGGAATGTGATGACGATGCGGAGGAAGCGGATTGTAACGTCGAGGAAGAAGCGTCAGCAGATGTTCCCTATTCGACTGACAATGCACAGGCACAGGGCGTTCTGGACCTTGTCAATAAGGAGCGGGAGGCACGTGGCCTTTCGCCGCTGCATCTTTCCCAGGAGTTGATGCAGGCTGCCGCCATACGTGCCGAAGAGATTACGCAGGAATTTTCCCATACTCGTCCCAATGGCGAATCCTGTACGGATATGATTGACAATGGCCGGGGCAGCGTGGGGGAAAATATTGCGGCCGGGGTGGCAACGCCGGTGGCGGTCGTCGACATGTGGATGAATAGTTCCGGCCATCGGGCGAATATCCTGAATCCGGCCTACGAGGAACTGGGTGTGGGTTACCTCAAGCAGGACGGCTCGCAGTATACGCATTATTGGGTGCAGCTGTTCAGAGGCTCAGGAGAATAG
- a CDS encoding CarD family transcriptional regulator, giving the protein MLQIGDKVVYPMHGAGIIAGIEKCDFLGEGRSYYVLQMPLGDMKVMIPADRADHIGLRDVISEERVDEVRDVLEDEPDRLMGTWNRRYHTNLERLKSGDICDAAAVARNLVVQERERRISAGERRLLDLARQIVVSELVYACDKSPAEVEGWMDDILAANGSK; this is encoded by the coding sequence TTGTTACAAATCGGTGATAAGGTGGTCTATCCAATGCATGGTGCCGGTATCATTGCCGGTATTGAGAAGTGTGATTTTTTAGGCGAGGGCAGGTCTTATTATGTATTGCAGATGCCGCTGGGGGACATGAAGGTGATGATTCCTGCGGATCGGGCAGATCATATCGGCCTGCGTGATGTGATTTCGGAAGAACGGGTGGATGAAGTGCGGGATGTGCTTGAGGACGAGCCTGACCGGCTGATGGGCACCTGGAACCGGCGGTATCATACGAATCTGGAGCGGCTGAAATCCGGTGATATCTGCGATGCAGCCGCAGTGGCAAGAAATCTCGTGGTGCAGGAACGGGAGCGGCGGATATCGGCAGGTGAACGCAGGCTTTTGGATCTGGCACGGCAGATTGTCGTGAGTGAGTTGGTCTATGCCTGCGACAAGAGTCCGGCCGAAGTGGAAGGCTGGATGGATGATATCCTGGCGGCTAACGGCAGCAAGTGA
- a CDS encoding PIN/TRAM domain-containing protein — translation MLDRVLRFFIIMLLAIAGGALLNMATPLLTFFISTEILETEMGFFKLSIAGFLSILFGAALGAAFGFLLSPFFIRKLKGFAVFVEAQLNKMPTHDVIAGAIGLLIGLIIANLLGYAFSKIPVVGEYIPVVFSIVLGYLGIHIMIKKRSELVSIFDFIPKFMKELVKIREAKQAAAPKLPAAEAGEQPCYKLLDTSVIIDGRIADICETGFLEGTLLIPVFVLEELQHIADSADALKRVRGRRGLDILQKIRQETRMKVQITEEDFEDIPEVDSKLVQLAQQVGGKIITNDFNLNKVAQLRGVEVLNINALSNAVKPVVIPGEAMQVAIVKSGKEAGQGVAYLEDGTMIVVENGNRYMGETIEVEVTSALQTAAGRMIFAKPK, via the coding sequence ATGTTAGACCGAGTTTTGCGTTTCTTCATTATCATGCTGCTGGCGATAGCAGGCGGAGCACTTCTGAATATGGCGACGCCGCTGTTGACCTTTTTTATCAGTACGGAGATCCTGGAAACAGAGATGGGCTTTTTCAAGCTGTCCATTGCCGGTTTCCTGAGCATTCTCTTTGGGGCGGCCTTGGGCGCTGCTTTTGGTTTTCTCTTATCTCCTTTTTTTATCCGCAAACTCAAGGGCTTTGCCGTGTTTGTGGAGGCCCAGCTGAACAAAATGCCAACCCATGATGTGATTGCTGGTGCCATTGGTTTACTTATCGGACTCATTATTGCAAATTTGCTGGGTTATGCTTTCTCGAAGATTCCCGTGGTGGGCGAGTATATCCCGGTGGTGTTCAGCATCGTGCTGGGCTATCTTGGTATTCATATCATGATAAAAAAGCGTTCGGAGCTTGTGAGCATCTTTGACTTCATTCCGAAGTTCATGAAGGAATTGGTCAAGATCCGGGAGGCTAAGCAGGCGGCAGCACCGAAGCTTCCGGCGGCAGAGGCTGGTGAACAGCCCTGTTACAAGCTGCTGGATACCAGCGTCATCATCGATGGCCGCATTGCCGATATCTGCGAGACGGGCTTTTTGGAAGGTACGCTTCTGATTCCGGTATTCGTGCTGGAGGAACTGCAGCACATCGCCGATTCTGCCGATGCGCTGAAGCGGGTGCGGGGCCGGCGGGGGCTGGATATCCTGCAGAAGATCCGTCAGGAGACGCGCATGAAGGTGCAGATCACCGAGGAAGATTTCGAGGATATTCCCGAGGTGGATTCCAAGCTGGTACAGCTGGCCCAGCAGGTGGGGGGCAAGATCATCACCAATGATTTCAACCTCAACAAGGTGGCGCAGCTGCGGGGCGTGGAAGTGCTCAATATCAACGCTCTGTCCAATGCCGTTAAGCCTGTGGTCATCCCTGGGGAGGCCATGCAGGTGGCGATTGTCAAATCCGGCAAGGAAGCAGGTCAGGGGGTTGCGTATCTTGAGGATGGCACCATGATTGTCGTGGAAAACGGCAACCGCTATATGGGTGAGACCATCGAGGTGGAAGTGACGTCTGCCCTGCAGACGGCGGCAGGCAGAATGATTTTTGCCAAGCCGAAATAG
- the ispD gene encoding 2-C-methyl-D-erythritol 4-phosphate cytidylyltransferase: MVSVIFPAAGQGKRMQAGINKVLLTLAGEPILVRTLKTFSAVAEVGELIVVVAADEVAAVEEQLRKVSGLKPFQVVAGGSERQYSICNGLQQVSESADVVLVHDAARPLVTPKTIQAVIDTARDKGGAIAAVPAKNTIKVVDADGLVVDTPPRSTLWEVQTPQGFRKDILVKANEAAIVDDFLGTDDASLVERIGAPVAVVQSDYRNIKVTTPEDLLIAEAFLQCTAEDEAKSLQAAAAEAREAWLKEADK, encoded by the coding sequence ATGGTCAGTGTTATTTTCCCCGCCGCCGGGCAGGGAAAACGAATGCAGGCTGGTATAAATAAAGTGCTGCTGACTTTGGCAGGGGAGCCCATTCTCGTGCGCACGCTGAAAACTTTTTCGGCGGTGGCAGAAGTCGGAGAGCTTATCGTGGTGGTGGCTGCGGATGAAGTGGCGGCGGTGGAGGAACAGCTGCGCAAGGTCAGCGGCTTGAAGCCTTTTCAGGTAGTGGCCGGTGGCAGTGAACGCCAGTATTCCATCTGTAATGGATTGCAGCAGGTCAGTGAAAGTGCCGATGTGGTGCTGGTGCATGATGCCGCCCGCCCGCTGGTGACCCCAAAGACCATTCAGGCGGTTATCGATACAGCCCGTGACAAAGGGGGAGCTATTGCGGCGGTACCCGCCAAGAACACCATCAAGGTGGTGGACGCAGACGGGCTGGTGGTGGATACGCCGCCCCGCAGCACCCTTTGGGAAGTGCAGACACCGCAGGGGTTCCGCAAGGATATTTTAGTGAAGGCCAATGAGGCGGCTATCGTCGATGATTTCCTGGGCACCGATGATGCCAGCCTTGTGGAGCGCATCGGCGCTCCGGTGGCCGTGGTGCAGAGCGATTACCGCAATATCAAGGTGACCACGCCGGAAGATCTGCTGATTGCCGAAGCGTTTTTGCAGTGTACGGCCGAGGATGAGGCAAAGAGCCTGCAGGCGGCTGCCGCTGAAGCTCGTGAGGCGTGGTTGAAGGAGGCTGACAAATGA
- the ispF gene encoding 2-C-methyl-D-erythritol 2,4-cyclodiphosphate synthase, whose amino-acid sequence MTRFGMGYDVHRLVEGRKLIIGGVEIPHTLGLLGHSDADVLLHAVADALLGAAALGDIGRHFPDTDPRFKGADSMKLLAHVAELIKEKGYVTGNVDATIVAQKPKMKDFIPQMNANIARVLGVDIDQVNVKATTEEKLGFTGSEEGISAYAVAGIEKA is encoded by the coding sequence ATGACAAGATTTGGCATGGGCTATGATGTCCATCGTTTAGTGGAAGGCCGTAAGCTCATTATCGGGGGCGTGGAAATCCCCCATACCTTAGGGCTGTTGGGCCATTCCGATGCGGATGTGCTGCTGCATGCCGTGGCTGATGCCCTTTTAGGGGCAGCGGCGTTAGGTGATATCGGCCGTCATTTCCCCGATACCGATCCGCGCTTCAAGGGAGCGGACAGCATGAAGCTCCTGGCCCATGTGGCAGAGCTTATCAAAGAAAAAGGCTATGTCACGGGCAATGTGGATGCCACCATCGTGGCCCAGAAGCCCAAGATGAAGGACTTTATCCCGCAGATGAACGCAAATATCGCCCGTGTATTGGGCGTTGATATTGACCAGGTTAATGTAAAGGCCACCACTGAGGAAAAGCTGGGCTTTACCGGCAGTGAGGAAGGTATCTCCGCCTACGCGGTGGCAGGTATCGAAAAGGCTTGA